ctgcaggtggagTGACACCAGCTCCTTCAGGCCAGGGAAGGCATCcggtggcactgtcctgaagcGGTTTCGGCGCAGGTCGAGAAGGCGTGTGTCCTCAGGGAAGTCCCGAGGGATCTCCCGCAGGTCCCTATTCTCACAGGACCCATGATGGAAATCAGGGGAGCAGacacatccctggggacactgcctgCTGCCGGCTGAACTTGGCTGCTCTGGTGGTGCAGTGGGGCTAGGGGGTGGCCGGAGGCGACTGCATCTCATCTCGGGGGACTTCAGGGAGTTGAGGGACCGGCCACGGAGagcagggggtgcagcacaGGCACCCTCAGCCTGCACTCGTGCCCTTGCCAGCCACTTGTGGAAGGGGCgcaggaggcaggagcagagaagaGGGTTCCCATCCAGGCTGACCCTTaccagcccccctgccccagcGAGGGGcggcagcccctgcagctggtTTTCCCGGAGGTCCAGAATACGGAGCTGGGGACTGCGGGCAAAGGCATCGGGTGCCACATCCTGGAGGGAGGCGTGGTCCAGGAAGAGGTGCCTCAGCGAGGCCATGGCCAGGGCTTCCTCGGCCACGTAGGTGATGGGGTTGTGGCCCAGGTCTAGCCGGgtagccccatccaacctggcaaGGGCCTCgccaggcagtgcctgcagctcGTTGTGGTCCAGGCTCAGCCTGcgcagagcaggcagagcagcaaaggCGTCAGCGCCCAGCACATGGAGGGCATTGTGAGACAGCTGGAGCCATCTAAGAACCTGCAGACCCTGGAAGATCATGTCTGGGAGGTATACCAAAGCATTTGCCCTCAGGTCAAGGACAGTGAGGGATGCCAGATGGCCAAAAGCACCCGGCTGTATCTCCTCAATGCGATTCCCCTCCAGAatgagctgctggagggagaAGAGCCCATCCAGGGACTCCTGATAGAGGAAGGCTATGCCATTGGAGGCCAGGTTGAGGTAGACAAGCCTCCCCAGACCCCGGAAAGCCCCTTCCTCCAGCCTCTCCACCTTGCAATGCCGTAGGTCTAAGTGTGTCAGGTAGGGGGTAGCAAGGaaggctcctgctgggatgaCCATGAAACTGTTGCCCCGAAGGTCTAGTTTTCTGGTGAGCTGTCAGTCACACAAATAAAACACTGAAtcaccccagggctgccatacctattttctctccccatcccttgacctttcttccccttcccacCTCTGGGATGGTGTCAGGGATGGCAGTCAGGCTCCCATTGAGACACAGGACATGGGCACGGAGGTTATCGCAGACACAGGGTGCAGGGCAGCGGGCGGCAGCCGTCGCCCCCAAGGCTGCTGCAAGCAGGAGGAGTCCCCAGGATGGCCCCATATTGGAGGGCACCTGTGGCTGGCGAGAGACAGATGTAAGGCCAGGGGAGAAGCGAGGCTCACATGCATCCCCAAACAGCATCGCCTGCTTGGAACCCCATGTACCAAgatggctgctgctgtcacctaGTGGGTCAGGTCTCACTTTCTCTTGCTCTCACACTATGATTTCACAAGTTATTAATGGGGAAGAGCGGAAAAAACAGAGGAGGAATTCTTGGAATGAAAAGTGAATGTCACAGCTAGCAGGTCACTCACAAGGAGCTGCCTTGAAACAGACACCTACCCTACCCCTGCATTTTCTTCAAATATCACTTACTTAAGATTGCCTTAGACTGTGCAAGCTATCAATATCTCTCCTACAATTCTTTTTGTAAGGCCAGCAGGTATAGCCATCCAGAGAATGTGATCACACAGGCTTCTGAGCTGCTACCCTTCTTTAAATGGCAAATGCCCCATGTCTCCACCATCCTGGTCATCTGCCTCTCTCCCTGCAAGCTCCCTGCTTCCCTCCTAAGCTATTCATTGCAGTGTTTGGAATAGAACTCCACTGTTTAGCTGCAGGAAGGAAAGGTTGGTTTTGGCTGGGCAGGAGTGAGCCCCTGGGGTGAAGGTATCAGAGAGAGGCCAAGGCTGGGAGAAACACAGAGGAAGGCATCAGGCTGCAGATATGACCAATGCATCCTGCTTAGCTCCGAGACAGCATCAGTGGGGTCTGCAAGGCTTAAATTTGTGGAGCCACTGTAGTGCACAGCCTCATGCCCACTGTAGCTCATTGTCCCCTGTGGTCCCCtacacctacactgctctccTGCTGTCACCCCATCTAGTCTTGCTGCagcccacacacacacacacacacacaaactggGGCAGCCCTCTCCTGCACGCCCACTGCCCAGTGCTACCAAGTAATGTCCCTAAACTCAGTCCCCATGCTGTGCCTGGAGCACTGCCACATGCCAGACATCATGCCATCACTTTCTCCCTCACACCTGGAGAGTTCACACACCCGGAGTTTGGAGTACCTGGACTTCAAGATGTGTCGAAGAGAGGAAAGTGTCCCCTGCCCTGTCTAGCAGCTGCCGAGCTCCTGCACTGCTGTTTGCTCTCCTTGCAGAAGTGAGAACTGAATGGGCCCCGTTGTGTtgctttcccagcagctctcaccaggcagagccacaaacgtgggaggaggaaaaggacggGGGGAGGAAGGGTAAGCCACCCCTGGAGAGAGGGCAGCAACCCAGACATTACCTCCCCCTCGATTCACCAGGGGCTGAGAGCACCAACCCGGCAAAGCCCATGTGGGGTTTGCATTCACTGTTTCCAGGGCTCTGCCTTCATTTTCCAGGCTGTGTTAGTCACAGGAgctacagagctgcagggcagaaAGATGACATTCAGCCAAATTCAAAGATGAATTGCAATGGCAGTCGTAAGCCTGAGcaaaaggagaggcagctgaCCAGTCCTGCCACGTTTACAGCCCTCCACTCTCCTGATTTTGCCTTTTTGCTTGTTTAGGAGAGGCTGGATTGGCATTGcctgcatcatcatcattaGCTTACAGAAGGACATGGAGGAGTTCATTTTCCTCCCAGACTGTTGTTTTactctcccagggaacaggaagagATCTGCAGCCTTACAAAAATATTGGAAGATTTGATACTGGTATCTTGTTCCACTTCAAGCCCTTCTCCTATGCAGCAGCCTTGGtagaagctgaagcagctgagATCATTGCTGGGTAAATGAGCAAAATAAGAGGCTGGGGTGAGGCTGGGGAAGGGCCGGATGAGACATTCAGTGCCTGGTAAAGACCTCACCCTCTCCATGGTTCTCCAGCAGAGGCCGGGCCACCACCAGGGAGATTTTGCTCTACAGGCTGTTGACAAACCAGGGAAGGGGGCTCCTGGACACAGTAGATGATGGAAGGGCCAGGCAGAGGGCAGCAGGGTAGGCTGGACAGCAGCCAGAGTGGAAGTTCAGGTGTGCTACCTCTCACCTGCCAGAACCAACATGTCCCAGTAGAGACACTGGCATCTTCCAAGACTTGCcacacatccctgctgctcttACCTCACCGTTCAACACTGGACTTTGAAGCCgcacctgctcctgctccttacTTACCTCCTTGTCCCACAGCTTCTGCCAATGGATGATGACACACTTGGgcctgagaagcttcagctccTGAAGGGAACCGTgacccaacagccccacagccagacCCTCAAGCAGCCACCCACAGaccccccagctgcccaaaatCCTCCAACTTCAGTTCCAAGCTGCTGCTCTTACCTTCCCATTCTACTATGGAGCTCGTCTGGTGAAGTCCCATGCggtgctgggagccaggctCTCTAGGCAAATGAAGCTGGGCATGCAAAGCAGTGGccaagaggctgcacccctgcttACAGGGGGCTCAAGCTGCTGCCTGGAATGCAAAGTGCCCAGGACTCCAGAGCACTGGCCCCCACTTACAGGGCGGCTCTGGTCCCCAAGGCCTATGCAGGCTCCTTCTCTCCAATTCCGGGGCACTCCCCAGTAACGGGATAGCCACCCcatgctggctgccagctgaaggAGCACAAAGGCTCCCAGACCCACAGCCTGCTTACAGGCTGGTCCACACCCAGGGAGCCACAGAGCTCAGTCCTTCCCCAGGACAACAGGAACAAGACTACAGTCAGGCTCACGGCCTGAAGCTGAAGGGCCAGGGCCCAGCCCCGAGGACAAGGAGggcacacacccagccccatgACTCCTGACCCCACGCCTCTGAAAGGCCGGGGCCAGGGATACCAGCCTGGTTACAGGGGATCCCTCCAGCTGCCTGCCGAGGGCAGGGGACGCACACAACCCCACTTACAGGGCTGTCCCCCACAGCCCAACACCCCGCAACAAGCACCATAGAGCACAGGCTCCAGCCTGCACTGCACTTAAGAGGCTGGCCggagcctggctgcagggcagcacggCAACAGCCGTCTACAGGAGCCCCGGGAGCCTCCTCACCAGCCTCAGCACCAGCACCAAAGACACCAGCCCGAAGCAGCACGAAGGGTGGGACTGCACCCTGCGGCACAGCACTTCTTCAACCTGTGCTCTCACAAGGGCCCGGGAATGCTCATTCCTGTCACCTGGCTAAAGCAGACTCTCCAGCCCTGTTTACAgggacctggggctgctcctggggacaaaTGGCTCCACAAGAGCGTGACACAATCCCCGAGGACAGGGCCGGCACGCTGGCAGGTCACCAGCAGGACCGGCAGCTTAGGCACAGACCCAGGCCCTGGCTACAGGCAGGTCACGGTGCCCACGCTACCGCTAAGGGGCTCCAGGCTGTCCTCAGACGGCAGGGGCAATGCCGGACACATTCCCCACCCGTGCATTTTTAGGGACCTCCCTATGACcacacagagctcctctttccctcctgggaagtcTAAGCTACCCTGCTCTATTTCTAAAGGGGGGCTAAACGCGGGACAAACGCACTTGCTCACTCACACCAACTGACGGGAAgacaggggagggaggggaagacAGTCCCAGAAGAGGGAGCAAGTTCTGTGCTGTCAACCTGCTCTAGGGAGCCATCCCTACCGCTGAGTGGGAGAGGAAAGCATCAGacctgccctggcagcactgcGGGGAGGGCACGGAGGCCTCGACTGAGCCGCttcaggggtggcacagggacacaggctGTGACGCGGCCCGAGTACAGGGGGTCACGCTGGCCAGGGCCCAGCGGCTGGCAGAAAGTGCCGGGGCTGGGCAAAAGGCCCCGCCCTGCTGACAGGGCGGGTGGCTGGGCTGAAGGCCGGGAGAGCTCTATTTCCCCCTCAGAGGAGGAAACCGGGGCTCTCACCCGCCTTACAGGGTTGCCCCTCTGTctgggcagccaaaggagcacaggggcaaaaggccaaggacagcacAGACCCAACCCTGCTTCCAGGGAGGTCGCGCAAAGGCAGCCGCGGCACCCGGAAGGTGCTCTGGCCATGCCAGTGTCTTAGAGCGACTTTATAATGCTCATATCCCCATTTATCTctttagcccagaaataagttttacACCTTTAGGACTAGTTCTAAGagca
This Agelaius phoeniceus isolate bAgePho1 chromosome 5, bAgePho1.hap1, whole genome shotgun sequence DNA region includes the following protein-coding sequences:
- the CHADL gene encoding chondroadherin-like protein translates to MGPSWGLLLLAAALGATAAARCPAPCVCDNLRAHVLCLNGSLTAIPDTIPELTRKLDLRGNSFMVIPAGAFLATPYLTHLDLRHCKVERLEEGAFRGLGRLVYLNLASNGIAFLYQESLDGLFSLQQLILEGNRIEEIQPGAFGHLASLTVLDLRANALVYLPDMIFQGLQVLRWLQLSHNALHVLGADAFAALPALRRLSLDHNELQALPGEALARLDGATRLDLGHNPITYVAEEALAMASLRHLFLDHASLQDVAPDAFARSPQLRILDLRENQLQGLPPLAGAGGLVRVSLDGNPLLCSCLLRPFHKWLARARVQAEGACAAPPALRGRSLNSLKSPEMRCSRLRPPPSPTAPPEQPSSAGSRQCPQGCVCSPDFHHGSCENRDLREIPRDFPEDTRLLDLRRNRFRTVPPDAFPGLKELVSLHLQSCSIRELQPGALQGLESLVYLYLTDNHLSTLEAAAFEGAPQLAYLNLDHNAFTRVPAGTFWLLPNLISLHLQHNAIGELVEGDLAGARGLRWLYLAGNAIRHIAPAALAPTKMLEKLQLEGNHLSEVPTAALRGLPALSELKLSRNPIKHMGDGVFLPVASSLQHLYLDNMGLEQISPHAFTGLGPKIRSLYLESNKMSNIPDMNNFTGLEILNLQDVPFHCDCQLLLLHRWINKLNLCVGATCGSPAEVQGLKVKLSTTFQTCPGWGQGEAGETNPNKTKAASKSSKKKRLGKSPARGFSKSRA